The proteins below come from a single Falco rusticolus isolate bFalRus1 chromosome 8, bFalRus1.pri, whole genome shotgun sequence genomic window:
- the ANXA6 gene encoding annexin A6 isoform X2, whose product MAPKGKVYRGSVKDFPGFDASQDAEALYNAMKGFGSDKEAILDLITSRSNKQRVEICQAYKSLYGKDLIADLKYELTGKFERLIVSLMRPPAYGDAKEIKDAIAGIGTDEKCLIEILASRTNQEIHDLVAAYKDAYERDLEADIVGDTSGHFKKMLVVLLQGSREEDDVVSEDLVEQDAKDLLEAGELKWGTDEAQFIYILGRRSKQHLRLVFDEYLKISGKPIERSIRAELSGDFEKLMLAVVKCIRSTAEYFAERLYKAMKGLGTRDNTLIRIMVSRSEIDMLDIREVFRTKYEKSLYNMIKEDTSGEYKKALLKLCGGDDDAAGEFFPEAAQVAYRMWELSAVAKVELRGTVQPAAGFNDDGDAQVLRKAMKGLGTDEGAIIEVVTQRSNAQRQQIIKAYKAHYGRDLMADLKSELSGSLAKLILGLMLTPAQYDAKQLRKAVEGAGTDESVLIEIMATRNNQEITAINEAYQEAYHKRLEDDLSSDTSGHFKRILVSLALGNRDEGPENLTQAHEDAKKLADVSSNDSSDSLETRFLSILCTRSYPHLRRVFQEFIKMTNHDVEHAIRKRMSGDVRDAFIAIVRSVKNKPAFFADKLYKSMKGAGTDERTLTRIMISRSEIDLLNIRGEFVDLFDKSLHHMIEKDTSGDYRKALLALCGGED is encoded by the exons GTCTACAGGGGGTCGGTGAAGGATTTCCCAGGCTTCGATGCCAGCCAGGATGCAGAGGCCTTGTACAATGCCATGAAGGGATTTG GCAGCGACAAGGAGGCCATCCTTGACCTCATCACATCCAGAAGCAATAAGCAGCGAGTGGAGATCTGCCAAGCCTACAAGTCCCTCTATGGGAAG GACCTCATCGCAGACCTCAAGTATGAGCTGACAGGGAAGTTTGAGCGGCTGATCGTGAGCCTGATGCGGCCCCCAGCTTACGGCGATGCCAAGGAGATCAAAGATGCCATTGCG GGCATTGGCACAGATGAGAAGTGCCTCATCGAGATCCTCGCCTCTCGCACCAACCAGGAGATCCATGATCTGGTGGCTGCCTACAAAGATG CCTATGAGAGAGACCTGGAGGCTGACATTGTTGGAGACACATCTGGCCACTTCAAGAAGATGCTCGTTGTTCTGCTTCAG ggcagcagggaggaggacgACGTGGTGAGTGAGGACCTGGTGGAGCAGGATGCCAAG GACCTACTGGAAGCTGGTGAGCTGAAATGGGGCACGGATGAGGCCCAGTTCATCTACATCCTTGGCCGGCGAAGCAAGCAGCACCTCCGCCTGG TCTTTGACGAATACCTAAAGATTTCCGGGAAGCCGATCGAGAGGAGCATCCGGGCAGAGCTCTCTGGTGACTTCGAGAAGCTGATGCTGGCTGTGG TGAAATGCATCAGAAGCACGGCAGAGTATTTTGCTGAAAGGCTCTACAAGGCCATGAAG GGGTTGGGCACAAGAGACAACACGCTGATCCGCATCATGGTGTCCCGCAGCGAGATCGACATGCTGGACATCCGGGAGGTGTTCAGGACCAAGTATGAGAAATCTCTCTACAACATGATAAAG GAGGACACCTCTGGGGAGTACAAGAAAGCCCTGCTGAAGCTGTGCGGAGGTGACGATGA TGCCGCAGGTGAGTTCTTCCCCGAGGCGGCGCAGGTGGCCTATCGGATGTGGGAGCTTAGTGCGGTGGCCAAAGTAGAG CTGCGAGGAACTGTGCAGCCCGCAGCGGGCTTCAACGATGACGGTGATGCACAGGTGCTGCGGAAGGCGATGAAGGGCCTGG GCACGGATGAAGGGGCCATCATCGAGGTGGTGACGCAGAGGAGCAACgctcagaggcagcagatcATAAAGGCTTACAAGGCTCACTATGGCAGG GACCTGATGGCAGACCTGAAATCTGAGCTGTCAGGCAGCTTGGCCAAGCTGATCCTCGGGCTCATGCTGACACCGGCGCAGTACGATGCCaagcagctgaggaaggctGTGGAG GGAGCTGGCACAGATGAGAGCGTCCTCATCGAAATCATGGCCACACGGAACAACCAGGAGATCACAGCTATCAATGAGGCGTATCAGGAAG CCTACCACAAGCGCCTGGAAGATGACCTGAGCTCAGACACATCGGGGCATTTCAAGAGGATTCTCGTCTCCCTGGCTCTG GGCAACCGTGATGAAGGACCAGAGAACCTCACGCAGGCACATGAAGATGCTAAG AAACTTGCTGATGTCTCCAGCAATGACTCCAGTGACTCCCTGGAGACCCGCTTCCTCAGCATCCTCTGCACCCGCAGCTACCCCCACCTTCGCAGAG TGTTTCAGGAGTTCATCAAAATGACCAACCACGACGTGGAGCACGCCATCAGGAAACGGATGTCAGGAGATGTGAGGGATGCCTTCATAGCCATCG TCCGGAGTGTGAAGAACAAGCCAGCCTTCTTCGCTGACAAGCTCTACAAATCCATGAAG GGTGCCGGCACGGATGAGAGAACCCTCACCCGGATCATGATTTCCCGGAGCGAGATCGACCTGCTCAACATCCGGGGAGAGTTCGTAGACCTGTTTGACAAATCACTGCACCACATGATTGAG
- the ANXA6 gene encoding annexin A6 isoform X1, producing the protein MAPKGKVYRGSVKDFPGFDASQDAEALYNAMKGFGSDKEAILDLITSRSNKQRVEICQAYKSLYGKDLIADLKYELTGKFERLIVSLMRPPAYGDAKEIKDAIAGIGTDEKCLIEILASRTNQEIHDLVAAYKDAYERDLEADIVGDTSGHFKKMLVVLLQGSREEDDVVSEDLVEQDAKDLLEAGELKWGTDEAQFIYILGRRSKQHLRLVFDEYLKISGKPIERSIRAELSGDFEKLMLAVVKCIRSTAEYFAERLYKAMKGLGTRDNTLIRIMVSRSEIDMLDIREVFRTKYEKSLYNMIKEDTSGEYKKALLKLCGGDDDAAGEFFPEAAQVAYRMWELSAVAKVELRGTVQPAAGFNDDGDAQVLRKAMKGLGTDEGAIIEVVTQRSNAQRQQIIKAYKAHYGRDLMADLKSELSGSLAKLILGLMLTPAQYDAKQLRKAVEGAGTDESVLIEIMATRNNQEITAINEAYQEAYHKRLEDDLSSDTSGHFKRILVSLALGNRDEGPENLTQAHEDAKVVAETLKLADVSSNDSSDSLETRFLSILCTRSYPHLRRVFQEFIKMTNHDVEHAIRKRMSGDVRDAFIAIVRSVKNKPAFFADKLYKSMKGAGTDERTLTRIMISRSEIDLLNIRGEFVDLFDKSLHHMIEKDTSGDYRKALLALCGGED; encoded by the exons GTCTACAGGGGGTCGGTGAAGGATTTCCCAGGCTTCGATGCCAGCCAGGATGCAGAGGCCTTGTACAATGCCATGAAGGGATTTG GCAGCGACAAGGAGGCCATCCTTGACCTCATCACATCCAGAAGCAATAAGCAGCGAGTGGAGATCTGCCAAGCCTACAAGTCCCTCTATGGGAAG GACCTCATCGCAGACCTCAAGTATGAGCTGACAGGGAAGTTTGAGCGGCTGATCGTGAGCCTGATGCGGCCCCCAGCTTACGGCGATGCCAAGGAGATCAAAGATGCCATTGCG GGCATTGGCACAGATGAGAAGTGCCTCATCGAGATCCTCGCCTCTCGCACCAACCAGGAGATCCATGATCTGGTGGCTGCCTACAAAGATG CCTATGAGAGAGACCTGGAGGCTGACATTGTTGGAGACACATCTGGCCACTTCAAGAAGATGCTCGTTGTTCTGCTTCAG ggcagcagggaggaggacgACGTGGTGAGTGAGGACCTGGTGGAGCAGGATGCCAAG GACCTACTGGAAGCTGGTGAGCTGAAATGGGGCACGGATGAGGCCCAGTTCATCTACATCCTTGGCCGGCGAAGCAAGCAGCACCTCCGCCTGG TCTTTGACGAATACCTAAAGATTTCCGGGAAGCCGATCGAGAGGAGCATCCGGGCAGAGCTCTCTGGTGACTTCGAGAAGCTGATGCTGGCTGTGG TGAAATGCATCAGAAGCACGGCAGAGTATTTTGCTGAAAGGCTCTACAAGGCCATGAAG GGGTTGGGCACAAGAGACAACACGCTGATCCGCATCATGGTGTCCCGCAGCGAGATCGACATGCTGGACATCCGGGAGGTGTTCAGGACCAAGTATGAGAAATCTCTCTACAACATGATAAAG GAGGACACCTCTGGGGAGTACAAGAAAGCCCTGCTGAAGCTGTGCGGAGGTGACGATGA TGCCGCAGGTGAGTTCTTCCCCGAGGCGGCGCAGGTGGCCTATCGGATGTGGGAGCTTAGTGCGGTGGCCAAAGTAGAG CTGCGAGGAACTGTGCAGCCCGCAGCGGGCTTCAACGATGACGGTGATGCACAGGTGCTGCGGAAGGCGATGAAGGGCCTGG GCACGGATGAAGGGGCCATCATCGAGGTGGTGACGCAGAGGAGCAACgctcagaggcagcagatcATAAAGGCTTACAAGGCTCACTATGGCAGG GACCTGATGGCAGACCTGAAATCTGAGCTGTCAGGCAGCTTGGCCAAGCTGATCCTCGGGCTCATGCTGACACCGGCGCAGTACGATGCCaagcagctgaggaaggctGTGGAG GGAGCTGGCACAGATGAGAGCGTCCTCATCGAAATCATGGCCACACGGAACAACCAGGAGATCACAGCTATCAATGAGGCGTATCAGGAAG CCTACCACAAGCGCCTGGAAGATGACCTGAGCTCAGACACATCGGGGCATTTCAAGAGGATTCTCGTCTCCCTGGCTCTG GGCAACCGTGATGAAGGACCAGAGAACCTCACGCAGGCACATGAAGATGCTAAG GTTGTTGCTGAGACCCTG AAACTTGCTGATGTCTCCAGCAATGACTCCAGTGACTCCCTGGAGACCCGCTTCCTCAGCATCCTCTGCACCCGCAGCTACCCCCACCTTCGCAGAG TGTTTCAGGAGTTCATCAAAATGACCAACCACGACGTGGAGCACGCCATCAGGAAACGGATGTCAGGAGATGTGAGGGATGCCTTCATAGCCATCG TCCGGAGTGTGAAGAACAAGCCAGCCTTCTTCGCTGACAAGCTCTACAAATCCATGAAG GGTGCCGGCACGGATGAGAGAACCCTCACCCGGATCATGATTTCCCGGAGCGAGATCGACCTGCTCAACATCCGGGGAGAGTTCGTAGACCTGTTTGACAAATCACTGCACCACATGATTGAG